Proteins from one Thermococcus sp. genomic window:
- a CDS encoding ATP-binding protein translates to MLFDLRPKDKREEIFDREMEFRELEKSVERYPLTLLLGIRRVGKSSILRAYLNENPGILIDCRELYAERGHITKEDLIKELQSKGSLIQRVSSKFKVKLNMRFLEVEPREVPLRDVFRELNEFGGKTEKFIIAFDEAQYLRFYGSRGGKELLALFAHAYDSLPNLRIVLTGSEVGLLHDFLGINDYESPLYGRIGGEVYVKPFDEETSRAFLRAGFEETGIKVPAEDIERAVSVLDGIPGWLVLFGVKYLEKRDFDNALKASLEVAKALVLGEISELERRSRRYIQILRAIALGYDRWGLIRDYLEVKGMKTPEPRLYELLRNLEKMGWVEKEDGRYSLTDPVVRLILSK, encoded by the coding sequence GTGCTGTTCGACCTGAGACCGAAAGACAAAAGAGAGGAGATTTTTGACAGGGAGATGGAGTTCAGAGAGCTTGAAAAGAGCGTTGAGCGCTATCCACTAACGCTTCTCCTCGGGATAAGACGCGTTGGAAAGAGTTCCATCCTTAGAGCTTATCTCAACGAAAACCCCGGAATCCTGATAGACTGCCGGGAGCTCTACGCCGAGAGGGGCCACATAACAAAGGAAGACCTAATCAAAGAGCTCCAGTCAAAGGGAAGTCTCATCCAAAGGGTATCCTCCAAGTTCAAAGTAAAGCTCAACATGAGGTTCCTTGAAGTCGAGCCAAGAGAAGTTCCGCTGAGGGACGTTTTCAGGGAGCTGAACGAGTTTGGTGGGAAAACGGAGAAATTCATCATCGCCTTTGATGAGGCACAGTACCTGAGGTTCTACGGTTCGAGGGGCGGAAAAGAACTGTTGGCCTTGTTTGCCCACGCTTACGACAGCCTGCCGAATCTTCGAATCGTTCTAACGGGCTCGGAGGTCGGTTTGCTTCACGACTTTCTTGGGATAAACGACTACGAAAGTCCGCTCTACGGCAGAATTGGGGGAGAGGTTTACGTCAAGCCCTTTGATGAAGAAACTTCAAGGGCCTTCCTGAGGGCAGGATTCGAGGAGACAGGGATAAAAGTCCCAGCGGAGGACATTGAAAGGGCGGTCTCCGTTCTCGACGGCATACCGGGCTGGCTTGTGCTGTTCGGGGTGAAATACCTCGAAAAGAGAGATTTTGACAATGCGTTGAAGGCATCCCTCGAAGTTGCAAAGGCCCTTGTCCTGGGGGAGATATCGGAGCTGGAGAGGAGGAGCAGGAGATACATCCAAATTCTGAGGGCAATTGCGCTCGGCTACGATAGGTGGGGCCTCATAAGGGACTACCTGGAGGTAAAGGGGATGAAAACTCCCGAGCCCAGGCTCTACGAGCTTCTCAGGAACCTGGAAAAGATGGGATGGGTTGAGAAGGAAGATGGGAGGTACTCCCTGACGGACCCGGTGGTTAGATTAATCCTGAGCAAATAA
- a CDS encoding type II toxin-antitoxin system VapC family toxin, whose product MDGLLDTSVVIELFKGNTKVSTQLLPEEEYALPFIVLFKLLCGRLKPRQRLALEKMPVVDFDRASAEVVGEIFKDLTSEGQRPPMKDLLIAATAIAHNMTLFTCDRSFERFKEYGLKVKLLEK is encoded by the coding sequence ATGGATGGACTCTTGGACACCAGCGTGGTGATTGAACTGTTCAAGGGGAATACCAAGGTTTCCACCCAACTTCTTCCCGAGGAGGAGTATGCACTTCCCTTCATAGTCCTCTTTAAGCTCCTCTGTGGCAGACTTAAGCCCAGACAGAGACTTGCCCTTGAGAAGATGCCGGTTGTGGACTTTGACAGGGCAAGCGCCGAAGTGGTTGGAGAGATATTCAAGGATTTGACCTCAGAGGGGCAGAGACCTCCAATGAAAGACCTGCTAATCGCGGCAACTGCAATAGCCCACAACATGACCCTCTTCACTTGCGACAGGAGCTTTGAGAGATTCAAGGAATATGGGCTCAAGGTGAAACTCCTGGAAAAGTAG
- a CDS encoding antitoxin VapB family protein, with the protein MGKTITIADDLYYELVKMKGKKSFSELLREFIGKKKKGNLDVLMIAFGAMSEEEAKEFEKEMKEVEEWMDSWTPAW; encoded by the coding sequence TTGGGTAAGACTATAACCATAGCCGATGACCTCTATTACGAGCTCGTTAAGATGAAGGGTAAGAAGAGCTTCTCAGAACTCCTCAGGGAGTTCATAGGCAAGAAAAAGAAGGGCAACCTCGACGTGCTCATGATAGCCTTTGGGGCAATGAGTGAGGAAGAGGCCAAGGAGTTCGAGAAGGAAATGAAGGAGGTTGAGGAATGGATGGACTCTTGGACACCAGCGTGGTGA
- a CDS encoding radical SAM protein — MVWETPYFSYAVRELPRGCQLCVRGEKLVLFTTGVCPRDCFYCPLSQWRREDVVYANERPVKSVDDIIEEAIIQEAKGAGVTGGDPMARLNRTVEYIKALKEAFGEDFHVHLYTTGALATKKNLEKLYDAGLDEIRFHPDLFNPNSRLFKVEIENIKNAFDFDWDVGGEIPSIPGQFERMKWYAEFLDDLGAKFLNVNELEFSETNLRNLLDRGYGPISDESSAIKGSLEQGLKLLEWGEKNTSLSYHLCTAKLKDAVQLRNRLKRMAKNVARPYMEVTEDGTLRFGIAEYGDLDELYDLLVNEAEVPAEWLHVNRENGRIEMPEEVAIELAEVIEGDVRFFIVEEYPTFDRIEVERIPLP, encoded by the coding sequence AAGGGACTGCTTCTACTGCCCCCTAAGTCAATGGAGAAGGGAGGACGTTGTTTACGCCAACGAGAGGCCCGTGAAAAGCGTTGATGACATCATCGAGGAGGCAATTATCCAAGAAGCTAAGGGAGCTGGAGTGACCGGTGGCGACCCGATGGCGAGGCTTAACAGGACCGTTGAATATATTAAGGCCCTAAAGGAGGCCTTTGGCGAGGACTTCCACGTCCACCTATACACCACCGGAGCTCTGGCCACAAAAAAGAACCTCGAAAAGCTCTACGATGCTGGTTTAGACGAGATACGATTCCACCCCGACCTCTTCAATCCAAATTCGAGGCTCTTCAAGGTTGAGATAGAGAACATAAAGAACGCCTTCGACTTCGACTGGGATGTTGGTGGCGAGATACCCTCGATTCCGGGCCAGTTCGAGAGGATGAAGTGGTACGCTGAATTTCTTGATGACCTTGGGGCGAAGTTCCTCAACGTGAACGAGCTTGAGTTCAGCGAGACAAACCTGAGGAACCTCCTCGACAGGGGTTACGGGCCTATAAGCGACGAGAGCTCAGCAATAAAGGGCTCCCTTGAGCAGGGCCTTAAGCTCCTTGAGTGGGGTGAGAAAAACACCTCACTGAGCTACCACCTCTGCACTGCGAAGCTGAAGGACGCTGTACAACTCAGGAACAGGCTTAAGAGGATGGCTAAAAACGTGGCAAGGCCCTACATGGAAGTGACTGAAGACGGAACGCTCCGCTTTGGCATCGCGGAATACGGGGATTTGGATGAGCTCTACGACCTTCTCGTCAACGAGGCTGAAGTTCCAGCGGAGTGGCTCCACGTCAACCGCGAGAATGGCAGGATAGAGATGCCCGAAGAAGTGGCTATCGAGCTCGCCGAGGTGATAGAGGGCGACGTTAGGTTCTTCATCGTTGAGGAGTACCCGACCTTTGACAGAATCGAGGTTGAGAGAATTCCCCTTCCCTGA